Genomic DNA from Sphaerodactylus townsendi isolate TG3544 linkage group LG14, MPM_Stown_v2.3, whole genome shotgun sequence:
ATGAGCTTGTagcaagcagcaggaactttgcAACCAATTCTAATAGTGACGTATTCTGATTTGCCAAAAGAAAAAGCTTTATTAGATTGCCCTTCCCACATTCCTGGTGACACTCAGCTTAAAAATCTAGGAATTTGTAATTTAATGAAAGTTATGAGAGTTCTGTCAGAAATTACCCACCCCCAGCACTTCATactaggacagtttccagattcCCTGAAACCAGCCCCTTTAAATTTGGaatgtaaaaatattttcatacTGCTTTCCACAACTATGAGAGTAAGTCTTGAGTAAGTCTTGAGCAAACCCAGACCCCTTCTCAAGTCTATTCAATGTGGCTTACTCCTTCCCAGGAAAGTGGGTGTAGGACAGCATTAGAAATGTACACGTTTTATTGTATATGCTGATTTTGTTCTATCGATGTATTCCAGAGAAAGATGGTGACCTAAAGAGTCAAATTGACAAGCTTTGGCAAGAGGTCAACTCCCTGAAAGAAATGCAAGCACTTCAGACAGGTACTATcagtttctcttctctttcagaGCTGTATCTGTGAAAtatctcttcccacccacccgaCTGCTTCCCAACTAAGAGAATGTcactagccctgttcacaagttacagtgaatgtgcATCCATCCTGCTTGTATGTGCATgcacctgtttgtaagaaagagccaacataCATTCTACCTTACCAATCAAACTCAAATACAAGTGTGGTTTGTATCACACATGCTGCTATAGATGTAATGTGAGTGTTACTCAATGTAAGTATAACAGCCTCATCCCAGATTGGGCCAGTGAGTGGAGACAGAGTTCCTTCAACGCCACCTTGCTCTCTCCAAAGGGCAGGAAGTCCAACAAAGGAAAAAACAGCCAGCAAAAATTCCCCATAGGGAAtaacagagatatgccatgaaaaacaTGGTGTATCTGTGAGGCTGGCTCCATTGGCAAGGTTGGGGGGTGCACTGGCACAGGGTTGTGCCAACTGCAGAGGTGGGTCCACCACCCCtacccccagattgggctgtaaagaaAAATCTAGACAAAAGTCCTGTTCAccagttacagtgaatgcacgtACAATCTGTTTATAAGGGGAAGGGTAAAGCATTCCCTTCTATGTATCACTGCCACTGGTCTGAACTGACTGAGTGATCACATGCAGAATCTCCTTGGGTGGCATGTACTTTGGTCAAAAGTTCCTAGGAATTGATGGGAGAAGCAAAGCACATCGGTGGAgggaagtgctgccaagtcaaaGTCAACTtgcagcaaccctgtagggttctcAAGTTACACAATGTTCAGAGGCTACCCTACACTTCCTTCGGGGTCTCCTGTtcaagtactcaccagggctgaccctgcctagctttcAATTTGATGTGGCATGATGGGGTCATCCAGATCAGGATCACAGCACATTACCTTTGTTAAAAtcccctaggaccgtggtggcgaacctttggcactccagatgttatagactacaattcccatcagcccctgccagcattgccaattggccatgctggcaggggctgatgggaattgtagtccataacatctggagtgccaaaggttcgccaccactgccctaggatttCAGTCTTTAAATCTGGATGGTTTATGCCTGAAATAAATAAGGTTTCTCCCCTTAAACCTAAAAACTTGGGATTACTTTGGGGGAAGGGATATAAATGGGatgttccatttttgtttctctgccaCTGGCATCTTGTTTTTGTCAGTTACATTCAAGTCCAGCAGACCTTAGCTTTTATCAACAAACGAAACAGATATACTGATATTCAGGATGGCTTTTCTCGTAAATAGCATTTCAGATACTTTGTCCTGCATTTATTTGCTAAGTGCTGGACTTACCTCATGCACAGTTAACTTTATTTTGGCATTTTCCCGTCCTAAGTAATGAAAAGGCCTTCAGATCCCAGCCTTTGGTGCCAGGCCAAGTATACACCTATTTCCTGATATTTTTCCTTCCAGTACACCATGAAACCAGTGTGGTGAGGCAGCGGGGAACTGTTTTTGGACATAAATAGTATAAATAACAGTCACGGTTTATTTTTAGCTTCCCTACTCCCCACCCTGCTTCCCAAACAAAAACACCTGAAAGAATTACAGACAAAATTGAGTATCTGATCGGAAGTCGGTTACACTAACTGACATCACAgacattttgtgtgtgggggtgtaagAGAGAAACTAGATATGATTGATTTCTCAGAGAGCCTAGAACTCGTTCCAGCAGTTTCCACGGGAAACTGGATCCTAATTAAGAatagtcaaaacaaaacaaaaatcatgaTCTAAAAATGAAAGATGTCTCTATAAGGAATGACAGGGCTTGAAATGAGTACTCCGTTAGCCAACTACTGGTGTGTTATTCCTGGTACCACCACATTGGCCGGCCAAAGAAGAGAGCTGCTGTCCTGTTCTCCACTATGCTTTGGTACCACCAGGTCAGATATCATAATCTGAACTGGTGGTAGGGTCtactaaatcaaatcaataacaacaacaacaacaacaacaaccatttcCTTCCTTGTGTCTCTGTGTACCAACTATAGGCTTCAGACAGCCCCCTGTTGGCTTTCCCACAAGCAGTATGGGGGAGGGGAACCTGCACAATTTTCTGATCTGCAATGGCTCCACAGGGGCATTTGTGTTTATCCTGCGTGGAGCAGCATGTGCCTTGACGTGCTACATTCTCTTCTTTTCAGTCTGCCTTCGCGGGACAAAAGTCCACAAGAAATGCTACTTGGCATCCGACAGCGCCAAACATTTTCATGAAGCAAATGAAGACTGTATAGCCAAGGGAGGTACTCTTGCTATCCCCAGAGATGGTGATGAAACCAATGCGCTCCGAGACTACGGCAAAAAGAGCCTGCCGGGTGTGGCAGATTTTTGGCTGGGTGTTACTGACATGGTCAATGAGGGGAAGTTTGTTGATGTCAATGGGATGGTTTTGGCCTACTTCAACTGGGACCGCTCGCAACCCAGTGGAGGGAAACGGAAAAATTGTGTCTCGCTTTCTCAGTCGGCTCAAGGAAAGTGGGCAGATGAAGTTTGCCGTGCCCTCAAGCGATATATTTGTGAATTCCTCATCCCTTAATTGTATTTGCAGCCAGGGCTGCCTCCAATGTTGCTTTGAAAAGATGCAGATGTTAAGCTTGCAATCATCCATCTTCACAGTAAACCAGTTTAAATACTGTTGATAGGCAATGACAGAATTTACCCATGCTCTCATAAGCTTCCCAGATAACCAATGCTCTCATAAGCTTCCCAGATAACCAATGGCAAGGAATATTAGGGGAATCAATCACAAGGGATTGTCAAAGGCTctcatggctgaaatcaactgagtgttgtgggttttctgggttgtgcagCCGTGGTCtagaagtttttgctcctaacattacattcacatctatggctggcatcatcagaggcatttcacagtaagatgtgtttctccctgTGACACAGTgtagagtgattgtgtggtggagtatatattttgtccacctcacaagggggtgaggcatatttgcatgtTTCCAGGTGGAAATTGCAAATGAGCTCCACCCAGAGATATACAAATGGCCCTCACTCTCCCCCATTACAAAATAtacaccccaccacacaatcactccacaccttatcatgacatgcctctgaagatgccagccatagatacaggtgaaacattaggagcaaaaactgccagactatggccatacaacccagaaaacccacaacagccaattgcaAAGAATTTGATCCATGAGCCAGGCTGGAGCTCTTCAAAGGTTGGTCTCAGAAGACCAAGTAGCTTAGTTGGTCTTGGTTCACAATTGGGCACTGTTGGTAGCTACTGCCCTTTCCTGTTGCAGCGTGACAGGCCTCAACAGCTTGAGTGCCTATTTATTGTAGTTACCAGAATTGTGACCACCTTCCTGTTTTTTCATTCTCAGGAAGGTCCCAAATCAAGATTTAACAAGCACCAAAATAGACCACCATACATGGTAGGACCCGAGGTGTTCAGGTCTTCTAATTCCACCGCAAAACACCTTCCACTCTCTGCTTCCAGCCCCCAGTCTTCCCTCATTTTCTGCCAGCTCCCATTGTGCTTTCTGCATCTGCAACCCTTCCTTGGCTCAACCTGTATTCCTGCCTGATTCCTGTACAAACTGCCTTTTGAGAACTGACTTCAACTTGCCAGTCCTACCAGTAATCAGTCATTAAAGCACCCTCATCTCCAATAATTAAAACACCTCTAATCCATCAGAGAGTAAGATTTCCTTTTTGTTCCTCAGAGAGCCTGCAGAGCACACAGGATCCCTAAAATATATGTAAAAAGGAGATATTTGACTTACTAGAGAGTACGCAAAGGACTCTAGCTCTTCTATAGCTTCTATACTGGCTGGATGATATGTAGCCTGATCTTCTACAACCTTACTTAAGAATTAAGACCCGAGTAAGAGAACAAAGGATTGCAGCTTGAATTCTGCCTTTGGACTCCTGTTCTGGTGTTTCTGAGTCTTAATGCTTGGTAGTATTTCTCATACCTATGAATATATTACTCAAACCCCTGAGATCCATGTGTTTTGACACAAGCAATCCAAGCTGCTTTTTGCCATAATGGAATACTCTATGATCAGTGCCCACCTGCATCCCTGTTGATATCCTCACCTGTTTACTAAAAACACACAGCTCTCCCAATGCAAATCCACCTTTCTCCTAGAGCAGGTAATTGTTTCCCTTGAAGTTGGCGGAATTGCTGTGATCAGAGCTATACACCACAAGGTCaatcctttttctgttttgaaaactgCTAGAATAATTGACAGGGCTAATGTCATTGGAATCCACGTTGGAGTTTGTTAGTCATCTGTTCTTTGAGCTGAAGGATGATTCCCTGAATTAATTAAATTTTGGTCCCATCCCAGAATTTACACTAGAATGCAAaaaagagggcagagtttgaggagaacCAGACCTCTGGAACCTGAGACTTCccatagataaataaaaataggttCATCATAACCTTAAAATCTTCAGTCATGAACCAGTATCTCATTAGCTGTAGACAAAccaaagaggattttttttaactggatgGTTGTGACTGGAGCCCTGGGGCTGaatttgtttaaataaatatcAGCAACAACTTGCTCTGGTTATTCAGAATTCAGTGTTTGCCTGCTATGTGCATAATGATAGACAGCAAGAATCCTCTCTTTGGAATGTAGCTTCTAGCTCTGCTGTTCTAATGCCATGTTTGAatacctctttttttccccttgcagtctTTAAatttcaataaagttctttttttttctgggaaagcACAAGTGTATGGCTTTTACACTCTTGATCTTGCATTGCCTGCTGAGTTTCACTACAAGCTTGTGTGTGAACTGGGGGATCATGTAGTCCAGTTCCAGTTGCAGCTTTACTTGGAGGTGAATGTTTAAGGAGACTTGGGAGAGGGAGTGTGGAGAACCCCAGTTCAAGGAATTATCTGGATGGGCAGTTAACACGCAAATTACAAAACTCTGAGGTGTGAATCCACAGTTGAGGTAGCAGCCATCATTCCCTTTCTCTACCCCAAACAGCCAGAAGTCAAGGGACAAAGTTCCAACCTTTCTAAGATTTGTCAAGAAAGTCACCCCTACAAAGTAGATCACTTGCAAAG
This window encodes:
- the CLEC3A gene encoding C-type lectin domain family 3 member A, which encodes MAQTGFLIFLLVAALLLLDHASGQSSKARKHSKRRVKEKDGDLKSQIDKLWQEVNSLKEMQALQTVCLRGTKVHKKCYLASDSAKHFHEANEDCIAKGGTLAIPRDGDETNALRDYGKKSLPGVADFWLGVTDMVNEGKFVDVNGMVLAYFNWDRSQPSGGKRKNCVSLSQSAQGKWADEVCRALKRYICEFLIP